Proteins encoded within one genomic window of Cyprinus carpio isolate SPL01 chromosome B22, ASM1834038v1, whole genome shotgun sequence:
- the LOC109047209 gene encoding mid1-interacting protein 1-B has translation MMQICDSYNQKNSLFNSMNRFIGAVNNMDQTIMVPSLLRDVPLDQEGEKEVSSFQDGDMYGSYVLLKSIRNDIEWGVLQADERRKEKHGVTTALEMSRIEPNDEDLEKLFHFHLNGLHTVLSKLTRKANTLTNRYKQEIGIGGCGN, from the coding sequence ATGATGCAAATCTGCGATTCCTACAACCAAAAAAACTCCCTCTTCAATTCCATGAACCGGTTTATTGGTGCCGTGAACAACATGGACCAGACGATTATGGTGCCAAGTTTGCTGAGGGATGTCCCATTGGACCAGGAAGGGGAGAAAGAGGTGAGCTCCTTCCAGGATGGGGACATGTACGGCTCTTATGTGCTCCTCAAATCAATTAGGAACGATATCGAATGGGGTGTACTTCAGGCCGACGAGAGGCGTAAGGAAAAGCATGGCGTGACGACGGCCCTGGAGATGTCTCGCATTGAACCGAACGATGAGGACTTGGAGAAGCTGTTTCATTTTCATCTAAACGGACTGCACACGGTTCTGTCAAAACTCACCCGAAAAGCCAACACTTTAACAAACAGGTACAAGCAAGAAATTGGTATCGGTGGCTGCGGGAATTGA